A stretch of Cupriavidus necator DNA encodes these proteins:
- a CDS encoding helix-turn-helix domain-containing protein, translating into MTSLDIAEVARQAGVPASTLRYYEEKGLIASIGRRGMRRVFDAGVLERLALIALGRAAGFSLDDIARMFSPQGQPNIDRQVLAAKADELDRTIRKLTAMRDGLRHAAVCPAPRHMECPTFQRILRAAASGAIGGRKHAHGLPMD; encoded by the coding sequence GTGACAAGCCTGGATATTGCGGAAGTGGCCCGGCAGGCTGGCGTGCCGGCCTCGACGCTGCGGTACTACGAGGAAAAGGGGCTGATCGCGTCCATCGGCCGGCGCGGGATGCGGCGCGTGTTCGATGCCGGCGTGCTGGAGCGGCTGGCGCTGATCGCACTGGGGCGTGCCGCCGGTTTCTCGCTGGATGACATCGCACGGATGTTCTCGCCACAGGGCCAGCCGAACATCGACCGGCAGGTGCTGGCGGCCAAGGCGGATGAGCTGGACCGGACCATCCGCAAGCTGACGGCGATGCGCGACGGACTGCGGCATGCGGCGGTTTGTCCGGCGCCAAGGCATATGGAGTGCCCGACGTTCCAGCGGATCCTGCGGGCGGCGGCGTCGGGGGCGATTGGTGGAAGGAAGCATGCCCACGGGCTTCCAATGGACTGA
- a CDS encoding class I SAM-dependent methyltransferase, whose product MGEQQQTSSNGGDQAALWNGPSGHAWVAEQAVLDDMLRPLEGRLVDTVGKTSAQHVLDVGCGTGSTTIALARKLGAQGRCTGIDISEPMLAAARARAQHNGSTASFIRADAQDYAFAPASFDSIVSRLGVMFFSDPVRAFANLRRAATPDATLHCIAWRSASENPFMTTAERAAAPLLSNLPPRQPGAPGQFAFGDRQRVQAILEEGGWGGIDVEPIDFACTLPEPALVDYLSRLGPVGLALREADASTRASVIETVRAAFEPYVHGATVRYTAACWMITARAAASSLTAGESAHA is encoded by the coding sequence ATGGGTGAGCAACAGCAGACCAGCAGCAACGGCGGCGACCAGGCCGCACTGTGGAACGGCCCGTCCGGCCATGCCTGGGTCGCGGAGCAGGCGGTGCTCGACGACATGCTCCGGCCGCTGGAAGGCCGGCTTGTCGATACGGTGGGCAAGACTTCCGCGCAGCATGTGCTCGATGTCGGCTGCGGCACCGGCAGCACTACGATCGCGCTGGCGCGCAAGCTCGGCGCGCAAGGCAGATGCACCGGCATCGATATTTCCGAGCCGATGCTCGCCGCTGCACGGGCACGCGCGCAACACAACGGCTCGACCGCCAGCTTTATTCGCGCCGACGCGCAGGACTACGCCTTCGCGCCAGCAAGCTTCGACAGCATCGTGTCGCGCCTGGGCGTGATGTTCTTCAGCGATCCGGTGCGGGCCTTTGCCAACCTGCGCCGGGCCGCAACACCGGATGCCACGCTCCACTGCATCGCCTGGCGCAGCGCCTCAGAGAATCCGTTCATGACCACCGCCGAGCGAGCGGCCGCACCGCTGCTGTCCAACCTGCCGCCGCGGCAGCCGGGGGCGCCGGGGCAGTTCGCCTTCGGCGACCGCCAGCGCGTGCAGGCCATCCTGGAAGAGGGCGGCTGGGGCGGGATCGATGTCGAGCCGATCGACTTCGCCTGCACGCTGCCGGAGCCTGCGCTGGTGGACTACCTGTCCCGCCTGGGTCCCGTCGGACTGGCCCTGCGCGAGGCCGATGCAAGCACACGCGCCAGCGTCATCGAAACCGTCCGCGCGGCATTCGAGCCTTACGTTCATGGCGCAACTGTGCGCTACACCGCTGCCTGCTGGATGATCACCGCCCGCGCTGCGGCTTCATCACTGACCGCCGGCGAGTCTGCCCATGCCTGA
- a CDS encoding methyl-accepting chemotaxis protein: MFTTIRARIVALCVAIVIAALAINTALNQFVANRYNEDAIDSSLAAVQSGHASAIADWVASHSQMIQSLQDAMLQPEPDAALRQIADAGGFTNVYVGYADKTAKFSNPQGIPPGYDPTGRPWYQQAATAGKPVVTPPYVDAGTGKLVVAFAAPVVRDGGVKAVVSGDVAMDSVIANVKAIHPTPASFGMLVARNGDIVAHTDDKLTLKPVTELAPALNADKLAALAGAKTPLEVEVGGSAKLLGARAIPGTDWMVIVALDKAEATAGMRSVLIASVIAMVLIAGMAAAVVWGVATMSLRGLSTVRDAMDAIGSGDGDLTQRLPADGNDEVAQIARAFNTFADKLCTIMRQIRDASESVRAASDEIAAGNTDLSRRTESAAASLQQTAASMEEITATVSQSASSAQHANESVTAASRVAADGGVVIGEVITTMGQIENASVRVSDIIGVIEGIAFQTNILALNAAVEAARAGDQGRGFAVVAGEVRALAQRSAQAAKEIKTLIESTVGGVSSGSGQVRRAGDTMSEIVSNVSRVTGIISEITQAAMEQTRGIQEVNMAVSQLDQMVQQNAALVEQSTAAAAALQTQAGSLAGAVGQFRLG, encoded by the coding sequence ATGTTCACTACCATCCGTGCGCGGATCGTGGCCCTGTGCGTGGCCATCGTCATCGCCGCGCTCGCCATCAATACGGCGCTGAACCAGTTCGTCGCCAACCGCTATAACGAAGACGCCATCGACAGTAGCCTCGCGGCAGTGCAGAGCGGCCACGCCAGCGCCATCGCCGACTGGGTGGCCTCGCACAGCCAGATGATCCAGTCGCTGCAGGACGCCATGCTGCAGCCCGAACCCGATGCTGCGCTCAGGCAGATTGCCGACGCCGGCGGCTTCACCAACGTCTACGTCGGCTACGCCGACAAGACCGCGAAGTTCTCCAACCCGCAAGGCATCCCGCCCGGCTACGACCCGACAGGCCGCCCCTGGTACCAGCAGGCTGCCACGGCCGGCAAACCCGTGGTCACGCCGCCCTATGTCGATGCCGGCACCGGCAAGCTGGTGGTGGCATTTGCCGCGCCAGTGGTGCGCGACGGCGGCGTCAAGGCCGTGGTGTCCGGCGATGTGGCGATGGACAGCGTGATCGCCAACGTCAAGGCGATCCACCCCACGCCGGCAAGCTTCGGCATGCTGGTGGCCAGGAACGGCGACATCGTCGCCCACACCGACGACAAGCTCACGCTCAAGCCGGTGACGGAACTCGCGCCTGCGCTGAACGCCGACAAGCTCGCCGCACTGGCCGGCGCAAAGACGCCGCTGGAAGTCGAAGTCGGCGGCAGCGCCAAACTGCTCGGCGCGCGCGCCATCCCCGGCACCGACTGGATGGTCATCGTCGCCCTGGACAAGGCCGAGGCCACCGCCGGCATGCGCTCAGTGCTGATCGCATCGGTGATCGCAATGGTACTGATCGCAGGCATGGCCGCCGCCGTAGTGTGGGGCGTGGCAACGATGTCGTTGCGCGGCCTGTCCACCGTGCGCGATGCCATGGACGCCATCGGCTCCGGCGACGGCGACCTGACCCAGCGCCTGCCCGCCGACGGCAACGACGAAGTCGCGCAGATCGCGCGCGCCTTCAACACCTTTGCCGACAAGCTCTGCACCATCATGCGCCAGATCCGCGACGCCAGCGAATCGGTGCGCGCCGCCTCCGACGAGATCGCCGCCGGCAACACGGACCTGTCGCGCCGCACCGAATCCGCCGCCGCCAGCCTGCAGCAGACCGCGGCCTCGATGGAAGAAATCACCGCCACCGTCAGCCAGTCGGCCAGCTCGGCCCAGCACGCCAACGAATCCGTCACCGCGGCCTCGCGCGTGGCCGCCGACGGCGGCGTCGTGATCGGCGAAGTCATCACCACCATGGGCCAGATCGAGAACGCCTCGGTCAGGGTCTCCGACATCATCGGCGTGATCGAAGGCATCGCCTTCCAGACCAACATCCTGGCGCTCAACGCCGCGGTCGAAGCCGCCCGCGCCGGCGACCAGGGCCGCGGCTTCGCCGTGGTGGCGGGCGAAGTGCGCGCGCTGGCCCAGCGCAGCGCCCAGGCCGCCAAGGAGATCAAGACCCTGATCGAATCCACCGTAGGCGGCGTCAGCTCCGGCTCCGGCCAGGTCCGCCGCGCCGGCGACACCATGAGCGAGATCGTCAGCAACGTCTCCAGGGTGACCGGCATTATTTCCGAGATCACTCAAGCAGCCATGGAACAGACCCGCGGTATTCAAGAGGTGAATATGGCGGTGAGCCAGCTGGATCAGATGGTGCAGCAGAATGCGGCGCTGGTTGAGCAATCCACGGCGGCTGCCGCGGCGCTGCAGACGCAGGCCGGGAGCCTGGCGGGGGCGGTGGGGCAGTTCAGGTTGGGGTGA